The genomic DNA TCGGCGGCAATAAGGTTAAAGACCTCGTCCGCCAGGCTGAACAGAACTTGAAACAATAGTCCTTCCTTACAGGAAACGGATGTCCCTTTTAGTATCGGGACATCCGTTTGAATGGATTGCGCCTCTTTTACGCTTAATTGCGCTGAATGAACACTTAATTGCGCTCTCTTCACTTGTAATTGCGCTATTTTCCACAATTTAGGTCGGATCAGCGCACCGACATCGATTCACGAGCTGTTGCCCGCTGCTTAGACTGAGGCAAAAACCCTAGAATGATCGTAAAAATCGGTGAGAGCCATAAGAAAAACACAAACGGTAAATAGTCCAAGACGCTAACACCCAGCGTCGAAGAAAAGAATGCCCCACACACGCTCCAGGGTACTAGTGGATTCACTAAAGTACCGGCATCCTCCAATGTCCTTGATAAGGTTTTATGAGGAATCCCTTGCTTAGTATAAGAATCTTTGAACGTTTGCCCCGGCAACAAAATGGATAGATATTGTTCACCGGTCAAAAGATTGACACCAACAGAAGAAAGCGCAGTGACTGTGACAAAATGGCCTTTGCGATTCAGTCTTTCCACAATCTTATTGATCATCATATCAATCAAACCTGTCTTGTAAGCGACACCACCGAGAGCGAGAGCGATAATAATCAATGATATGGACGACATCATCGCGACTAATCCACCGCGATTAACAATCTCATTAACAGCTTCACTGCCGGTATCTGCTTGCATGCCCCCATGCATGACGGTCACTAACGTTTTCAAAGTTGCGTGCGGTTGTACCAGCAAATACGTTAAGCCTCCTGTTATGATTCCCGTGACCAAAACCGGCAAAATCGGAAATCGCAAATAAGCAAGGACAACGACAACGAGCGGTGAAATCATAACAACCCAACTTAGATTGAACTGATTAGTTAACGCAGATGTCATCCCTTCGATCGTATTTTGATTTAAAACCTGGTTGTTTGTGTGGCCGATAGATAAGAAAATCACAATTGTCACAATGATTGCGGGAACCGTCGTCCATAACATATGACGAATGTGCGTGAACAAATCTGAACCAGCTACAGCCGGCGCAAAATTGGTCGTATCCGATAAAGGACTCATCTTATCACCGAACATCGCACCGGAGATAATGGCCCCCGCACACAAAGCCGGATCAATGTCGAAGCCAATACCAATACCCATCAATGCGGCACCAACGGTTCCTACCGTCGTGAATGAACTGCCGGCAAAAGTCGACACAATCATCGTTGTGATCAGTGCCGTAACAAGAAACCAGGCCGGACTGACTAATTGAAATCCTAAGTAAACAAGGTAAGGGACTGTTCCACTCACCATCCAAACACCAATCACGATACCAACCAATAGCAGAATGAACACGGGTTTTAGTCCCTTAGTAACCCCTTCAATTAGCCCCTGTTCAATCGTTTCCCATGATGCCCC from Tuberibacillus sp. Marseille-P3662 includes the following:
- the nhaC gene encoding Na+/H+ antiporter NhaC, whose product is MTKKVNGFVMVVFMLILFGVLMTGIVGFGVMPHIPLFLCLILLALFVFGHGASWETIEQGLIEGVTKGLKPVFILLLVGIVIGVWMVSGTVPYLVYLGFQLVSPAWFLVTALITTMIVSTFAGSSFTTVGTVGAALMGIGIGFDIDPALCAGAIISGAMFGDKMSPLSDTTNFAPAVAGSDLFTHIRHMLWTTVPAIIVTIVIFLSIGHTNNQVLNQNTIEGMTSALTNQFNLSWVVMISPLVVVVLAYLRFPILPVLVTGIITGGLTYLLVQPHATLKTLVTVMHGGMQADTGSEAVNEIVNRGGLVAMMSSISLIIIALALGGVAYKTGLIDMMINKIVERLNRKGHFVTVTALSSVGVNLLTGEQYLSILLPGQTFKDSYTKQGIPHKTLSRTLEDAGTLVNPLVPWSVCGAFFSSTLGVSVLDYLPFVFFLWLSPIFTIILGFLPQSKQRATARESMSVR